AAACAACCTAAAATGCTGTGCATAACACTTTATTTTTAGGTGAAAGTATTATGTTGCAATGGATTTATGCCATTTATGATGTGCGAAGTTTGAGTTAGTTATCTAAGGGCGAAAATAGATCGAGAAGAAGACTCCTATATTCAAACGGTTAGGGGTACGGGATATGTCATAAGAGATTAGGGGGGTAAAACGAATGAATAAAAGAATGAAGAGCATCTCAATTAAATGGAGATTGACGATTTATTCAACCATTTCCATTTTTATAATTTTTATGTTGTGTAACATCATGCAGCTTATTCTCATCCATACTTTTACCTCTAAGCAAGAAGAAGATCAATTAAATAAACGTTGGAACGAGATTAGTACGTTAATCGAGGAGAAATCTAAATTCGGCGGCATAAAAACTGCCTTATCAGCAGATTTCTTTGAAAATATTATAGGGCAAGACGAGATGATACGTATTTTGAATCAACAAGGGCGAGAACTCTTTAATATTTCTGAAGACTTTCCTAATCCTCAAAGTAACCAATTGGAATATGGCTTTCACCGAATAAACGAAGATAATGAAAGATTTGTTATATTAAAAGAAACGTTAATAGTAGGGACCTTTAAGGGTATACTTGAGATTGGTCAGAGTGTTGAAACCTTTGAAGAATTTTTAGAACGAGTTTTTTGGGTCTTGTTAGCAGGGACTATTCTGTCATTAATATTAAGTATTATGGGTGGACAGCTTTTGGCGAGAAAGCTACTAGCGCCTCTTGCTGTCATAACCCATACGATGAGAAAAATTGAAGACCAGCATTTTCAAGAACGAATCCCTGTTATGGAAACCAATGATGAATTCTCCCAACTAAGTTCTATCTTTAATTCAATGATGGATCGAATTGAGGCTTCAATGGAACAACAGAAACGATTTGTGGAAGATGCTTCCCATGAACTTAGGACACCACTTGCTGTTATTCATGGGCACCTTTCTTTATTGGAAAGATGGGGTAAACATGATGAAAAGATATTAGAAAATTCTCTGCAAACAAGCATCAAAGAAACCAATCGATTGATTACATTAACAAATCGATTATTAACGCTCACTCGTATAGACAAACAAGAAGAACATGAAAGTATCATCCCTTGTGATGCTACAGAAGTCCTAAATGAGGTGATTCACGACTACGAACTCATATACGAGCAATTAGAGATATTAAAAGGGGATATAATGAAAACGGAATCGTTACTTGCAATTCCACAAGAACAGTTGAAACAAGTACTAATCATCGTATTCGATAATGCAATAAAGTACAGTGGAGATCGGAAAAAAATCGCTATAACATCCAGTCATCATGAGAATAAATATAAAATAGAAATTCAAGACAATGGATATGGTATTAGCCGACAAGATTTACCCTTTATTTTTGATCGCTTTTATCGAGTAGATAAGGCTCGTAGCAGAGAAAAAGGTGGGACAGGTCTTGGCCTTTCTATCGCAAAAGATATTCTGAAAAAATACAAAGGAAATATTTTTGCAGACAGTAAGCTAGGGATGGGTACAACCATCACGATTGTAATACCTTATACTCGTTAAAGTATTTAAGTCATAAAATAATATAATTGTAATTTAGTTACTTCAATATTTTACCCATCACAATCTCATCACAATATGTACCATCCTTCAGTTTAAAAGCACTTTTCACTCTTCCCCATTCATGAAAGCCAAATTTACGATAAAGCTTTTTAGCTTTAATATTGTCATCAAACACACCTAGCTCAATTTGTTCGTACCCCATTACTTCTGCCATCTTTATGGCTTCTTGTATTAATATACTTCCTATCCCTTTGTTCCAATATTTTTCTTTTATAGAGATACCAAAAACCGCTCTATGTCTTAGTTTAATATAGTTGTTTGCGCAATTTAAACTAGCGTCACCAGCCAAATCATCCTCTACAAACGCAGCAATCATTATGTCCTGTTTACTCTCTATATAGTTCTTTAAAAACTCCGCTTCTTTAGCGTCTGTTAGCTCTATTTCCTCAGGGTATCTAACCATATAGTGTGTTTCTGTCGAGGTCATTTTCATATACTCTAGCATAGTAGCAGCATCTTGTTCATCTGGACTTCGAAGCAAGCATTTTGTTCCATCCTTCAAAACGATATTTTTACCTACGTATCTCATGTATTTGCCTCCTTAAGAAATTTCTACTTAATATTCACTTTGGCGGCAATTTCTTATTGCCCAATGTTATAGCAGTGATAATCCTAACCATATTTACTTCTTATATTTTTCAAAAGCTTTATCTGGATTAATATGAACACCTTTTAAGAAACGAAGGGACAATTATTGAAATATCCTTATTGTAATGTTGAAATGGAAAGTGGTTTTCTTCAGAAAATTTATGATACTTCTTTACAGACATCCACCCAGCCCTTATAACTTGAATGAGTTTCTAATTCTTCTATTGATAATTCTACAACACTGTTTTCATTACCTGCACCAGGATATATTATATCATTTTCCTTAAGAGAAATATCCAAATAAATTGAAACATTAGGATTCACTGCAAATGGGCAAACACCGCCTATGTCGTGTCCTATATATTCCTCTACCAATTCACTTGGAACCATTTTTGATTTTTGGTGAAATGTAGTTTTGTATTTTTTATTATCTATCTTAACATTACCTGCTGCAACAACCAGTATAGGTGCATCGCCTACCATAAAAGACAGGGTTTTTGCAATCTGCTTTATTTCACATCCAACTGCTTCTGCTGCCATTTCAACAGTAGCACTGGATTGTTCTAATACTTTCACACGCTCACATAATCCAGCATCTTCAAAGTATTTCTTTACATTTTTATATGACATTGTTCTTCCTCCATCTTATGTACTGAAATTGGTGTTTTATTCTCCTCTAATCCGTATTTACAAACTATAACACCCTGTAATGAGGAATAATGTCCTCATATGTGCCATCTTTCATCAAAAATCCCTGAGGAATGATTCCTAATTGAACAAACTTAAGTTTTTCATACAGGCGAAGGGCGCTTTCATTTGTCTTAACTACTGCGTTAAACTGCAAAATCTTGAAACCTAATTCTTTTGCTTGATTCATACAATGGATAACAAGTTTTTCGCCAATGCTATGACCTCGCACGCTCTTTTTTACAGCATAACTTGCATTACAAATATGTCCGCATCGCCCAACATTATTGGGGTGGAGTATATACAGACCAATAATTTCTCTACTGTCCCCATCATAAGCTATGCCAGTAAAGGATTGTTGCGAAAAGAATTCATCACCGCTACTCTCTGTTAAAGAATCCATTTGGGGAAAGGCAATACCATCTTGAACAATCTCATTCCAGATAGCGATTGACTCTAAAATGTCATTTTTATCGTATGCTCTTATTTTTATATTCATATTTGTGCCTCAATTCCTAATTAACTTTTTTCGCCATTTTTTCTACTATTAATAAGTAAATTATCTCGTATATTAGTCATAATATCAATATTGAAAATTGTTCACATACAAATCTACTTTAAACATTACCTCTGTGCTTCATCTTTATCTATAGTTTTCTTTTTTATAGAAGACCCAATACAAATATATGCACATCCTAATACTATAAATTCTGTTTTTTCACCCACTATTCCTGCTATTATAAAACAAATAGCCCCAAAGAACCAAAGTTTGCGAGCAATATTTTTTTCCATATAAATTCCTCCATCTAAAAAAACGAATCAACTCAATCTTGTATGATGTTTATAACGTACTCTTACTTTTTTCTTTTTTAAATATAAATACCATCATAGAACCAAATGCACCCACACACTGGAAATTGACAAGCTCCCAACCATCTTTTCCATGCTGTTCAAGCACTCTATTACTTTTTTTCTTTAAGCTTTTCTCAGTATCAAAAAGGCTATTAAAAGTTACTGTTGTGTATTCCCACATAATTAACTCCTTTTAGTTAAATTAGATTTAATTGCACAATAAATTATTGATACAAAATATATAGATATTGTTCATCATGGGAGGTTAAAGACCTCCCCTACAACCCGCATGCCAATGGGTAGGGGCGCACCTTTGCTCACCCGTTTGCACAACGCAATGTTCTATTATTACGCAATATATCAATTTGAGGCATAGGCATATGGGGACGATAACTTGTTACTCCAAATTTCAGGAGATAAAAGTCACCGTCCTTACATGCCTTATAGTTTTCTCATATAAATGAATAGATTTTATCCTTTATTTACGCCTGATTGATCATATCTTTCATCTCAGCTTCTAGCTTTTCGAGCGTCATGCTTTCTTTATCTTTCATAGTTATAAGTTCATTTATTACATTTTGCACTTGTCTTCTCACTTGAGATATGTTTTCTTTAGAATTTTGAATTTTAGACTGCATAAACCAATCGGAAATCAATCCATCAAAAAAGAAATCTGCAAATTTAGTGAATCCGCCCGTTTGTACGGATATATCAGAGCTTATCTTTATGTCTGTTAACTCACTCTTAAAACTACGCAGTAGATATTGAATCTGTTGAACATCGGAATTTGCATCATCTATATGAGAATGTTTAATAAGATCTGTCATGAGTCCCCCACCTAACATATCCCAAACACCCCACCCCTCTGCGCTATCAAGGCTACTTAAAGCTCTATTTATACTATAAATAACATTTTCGCCAGCTTCAATAGCTTCATCTATCTCTTTCACATTATTTTTTGATTCGCTTAGTTGCTCCGTTATGGCCATAATCTTTTGCGCTACTTCAGGATTGGACGCTATGAGTAATTCTTTCTTTTCTTTAAACAATTTATGGTATTGGGCCTTACAATTTATATACTTAGTACGCTCTAAATTTAATTCACTGATTTTACGGGTAATACTAGATAAATCTCGAATGCTTTGATTATATTTTAATCTGGCAGATAGGGCTTCTTTTCTCTCCATTTCTACTCGATCATCGAGATTTCCCAGGAAAGAATAAAATATTTTAGCGATGCTTTTGTTTTCTAGATTTTCTACATCTTTATCTTCTTTTTCTACTGTGGTCTTTAGTTTAGATACCTTATTTTCTAGTTCTTCCTGTTCATCTTGGAGCTTATATAACATTTTATCTATCTTTTCCAATTGCTTCATACATTGAAATGCAGACTGTATTTGCTGATTTATTTTACTGTACATCCGAATCCTCCTATTTTTTATTATTACAATATAACTACCGCAGTACTTAGATTACGAATAGTATTCTCTCTTTGCTTCTAGACAAAATGATCAAATGGTAGTTTCAAATTTCTTATAAGATACCCACTAAACCAGGTATTAAGCCGGTAGGTGATAAAGCGCTTTTTATTTCCTCAGCTACTGATTGATAAGCTCTCTTATATATGAATCATTATATCAATATTAAAGATGAAAAATTCGATAAATTTATTAATCTTTCATTTTTAATTAACAGAATCTGTTATATAATAATGATAAATGTTTTTCAATTAACTTTCTATAAGGATTTGAAATTTATGATAATGATTTGGAATAGAATAGAAGTTTTTGTTGGAAACTCCCTACAAAAATTTAATGAGATTGGTCATATACTTTCTTCAAATGGAATTAAATATGATTATAAAATAGTGGATAGCACTAGCCCTAATTTTTTTGGTGCATCTAATCGTGCAAGAACTGGCATCTTTGGCGTAAATACAGATTATACAAAAATGTATTATATCTATGTACATAAAAAGGATTACAATTATGCACAGACATTATTAAGAAGCTAATATAATAGAGTATCCTTTACAATTTTTATATCAGCATTATATGAAATAAAGTTTACTAGATCTTTAGGAGGAATTTATATGAGAAAAGAACTCTTCATAGGAATTTTTGCACAAACAGTTTACATTATTCTAAATCGATTTTTTAATGTACCTGATTTATTTTTGGGATTTTTACAGGGGTTAGCTATATGTTTTATTATCGTGGGTCTTTTACCTAATGATATAAATTCAAAATTAAAACAATGGAAGAGATCTAAGGTTAAATAAAAAGGTATGGCGTCATCTTTTTAGAGAACCGCCAGCCTCTCTAATAATGGATTTAAGTTACTAAGCAAGAAATCCAAATATAAACCTTCTTAAAGAAATCAGAATGGCTAACTGCATGGTGCACCTACATCATTCACGCCACTAAATAATTGTTCATTATATACGTGGGATCTTTTCCATGTCTTTTTTATTTCTTTTTCATATGGGAATATAGTCGATAATGATTACTATATTCTTTCTCTTTCTTCAAAGTGGGTGTGCAACAATTCATGAGCCATCTCCCCATATGGTTTTCCTAAAAATTCCTTATACAATTTTAGAATCTCTGAATTTTCGTGAGACTTTCTAATTTTCTTATTGCGATCTTCTTGATAGAGAGCTTGTTGGCGTTTTTTTACAATTTCATAATTTCCATGATGGTAGGGTTGACCTCCTCCTCCTATACATCCTCCTGGGCATGCCATGATTTCTATAGCATGATACTCATTTTTTCCGTCACGTATTTCCTCTAATAGTTCTCTAGCATTTCCCAAGCCACTAGCTATACCGATTTTTATCTCTTTTCCTGCTATATTGACACTTGCTTTTCTCAACCCATCCGACCCTCTTAACTGTTCAAATTCAACGTTACCTAGTTGTTCTCCGGTTATCCATTCATAAGCAGTCCGAACAGCCGCTTCAATTACCCCTCCAGTAGTACCAAATATTACCGAAGCGCCTGTAGTTTCCCCTAGTGGCTTATCGTATTCTTCATCAGGTAGACTATTAAAATCTATTCCTGCTTCCTTAATCATCGCACCTAATTCCCTAGTCGTCACAACAATATCCACATTATTGTGTTCATCTTTTGTTAGTTCTGGTCTTTTTGCCTCAGCCTTTTTAGCAATGCAAGGCATGATTGATACTACTACAATATTATCCGGGTCGATATTATTCTTTTGTGCGTAATAAGTCTTTACAATAGTACCAAACATGATATGGGGTGATTTACAGGTAGAGGGGATTTCCAGCAATTCAGGAAATTGTTGTTCGATAAATTTTACCCACGCAGGGCAACAGCTGGTCAAGATGGGCAATGTTTTATTACTTTCTATCCTATGAATGAGTTCAGAAGCTTCTTCCATTATCGTAAGATCTGCTCCAAAATCCGTATCGAACACCTCGTCAAAACCCATTCGTTTTAAGGCTGAGACTAGTTTTCCTGTAACGATAGTTCCTGGCTCCATACCAAACAGTTCCCCAATAGCAACGCGTATGGCGGGTGCCGTCTGTACGACAACATGTTTATCTGGATCATTTAATGCTTCCCATACCTTATCGCTATGATTGATTTCAGTTAGGGCAGCCGTTGGGCATACAGCTACGCACTGTCCGCAGTAGGTACATGAGGATTCTACCATAGGAATGTTAAAGGCAGGACCAACAAAAGCATTAAATCCTCTGCTAATACCAGATAATATTCCACAAGTTTGTACTTCATTGCACATGGTTTCACATCGTCTACAATAAATGCATTTATTTGAATCCTTTACAATAGCATCACTGGAAATATCTTTTGGATAATCCATCCGTTCACCTTCCCAACGGATTTCTCTTACGCCAAGCTCTGCTGCCAGAGCTTGAAGTTCGCATTGAAGATTTTTAGGACAGGTAAAACATTCATTTGGATGATTTGAGAGCAACAATTCAACTGCCATCCTTCTAGCCGTAATCGCCTTTAGAGAGTCCGTCCTAATTTCCATTCCTTCATGTACTTTGGTAACGCATGCTGGAACTAAAGTATCTCTCCCGGGTGATTCCACCATACAGACTCTACACGATGCTGTTTGGTTCACCATCTTTAGATCATGAAGATCTAGATGACATAATGTAGGTATTCTGATCCCAGCTTCTTGCGCTGCTTCCAGGATTGTTATGCCAAGAGGTACCTCGTAATCTAGACCATTCATTCTTATTGATATTTTTTTTGCTTCTTCCATTTTTCCACTCCCTTAAACCTCTATTCTTTCCCTATTTTTTGCTTTATACTTTCCTTCTCCTTGGGGGTGGTCCACATCCTTTATCAATTCCATATATTCATTCCAAAAATATTTCATAGTACTGAGTACAGGATTAGGGGCCGTCTGACCCAAACCACACAATGAAGAATTTTTAACCATATAAGCTAATTGCTTGAGAGCGTCCATATCGGCCATGGAAGCCTTTCGCTTCGTGATTTTGACAAGTAATTCATACATTCTTTTTGTACCTATCCTACAAGGGGTACATCTCCCACAAGACTCATCCATAGTAAATTCCAAGTAAAACTTTGCCACATTAACCATGTTGTCTCGATCATCTAATACAATCATTCCTCCAGAACCCATCATAGAACCAACTCCCAGGAGATTGTCATAGTCAATCGGCGTATCTAGATCTTTCTCAGTAATGACGCCACCAGAAGGACCGCCAGTTTGAACTGCTTTAAATAGATGCCCATCCTGTATTCCTCCGCCAATGTCACATATGATTTCTCGCAGAGTCGTTCCCATAGGTACTTCCACGAGACCCACATTATTTATCTTTCCGGCAAGAGCAAATACCTTTGTCCCCTTGCTCTTCTCGGTTCCAATAGAAGAAAACCAGCTAGACCCTTTTAAAATAATTAAAGGAATATTTGCAAGAGTTTCCACATTGTTTACACAAGTTGGATAAGCCCAATACCCTTCCTCAGCAGGATAGGGAGGTTTATAATTAGGTTCTCCTCTTTTCCCCTCACATGAATTGATTAGCGCAGTTTCCTCTCCGCAAACAAACGCACCTGCGCCAAGTTTCAATTCTATGTCAAAGTTAAATGTTGTACCAAGGATATTCTGTCCTAATAAACCTAACTCTCTTGCCTGAAAAAGGGCTGTATTTAATCTGGATATCGCCATAGGGTATTCTGCCCTTATATATACAATTCCCTTATTTGCACCAATGGTATAACCGCCAATAGCCATAGCTTCAATAACACTGTGTGGATCTCCCTCTAAAATACTGCGATCCATAAAAGCACCAGGGTCACCTTCATCTGCATTACAGATGATAAACTTAGTTTTTCCAGGTTGCTTTTTCGTTATCTCCCATTTTCGGCCTGTGGGAAAGCCACCGCCACCTCTTCCTCTTAATCCTGATTTTGTTATTATATCTATTATTGTATCTTGTGACATTTGAGTAATCACTTTACCTAATGCGCTATAACCATCATTTTTAATGTATTCATAGATTTCCTCAGGGTTTATGAGACCGCAATTACGAAGTGCTAATCTCATTTGTTTTTTATAAAACGGCATATCTTCCTGCTTTTCTATTTTTCTATTATTGATAGGTTCTTTATATAATAGCCGTTGAACTATGTTTCCTTGTAGAATATGTTCATCAATAATAGTTCTTGCATCTTTAGGTACAACTTTGACATAAAAAACATGATCAGGCTCTATTTTTACTATTGGACCTTGCTCACAAAAACCAAAACATCCTGTTTTCACTACTTTAACTTTTTCACTACATTTTCTAGCTTTTATTACATGATTTAAGAACTCAATAAGCTTTTCACTATCATTGGCTAAACAACCCGTACCGCCACATACTAATATTTTCTTTACAGTTGGATCATTAAAGTCTTCCACTTTATGCGTTTCTTTTATTCTCTCTAACTTTTCCAGAGAATCTATTCTCAATATGCCCACCTCCTACTTTTCTCGATAGTTATTAATTATTTCTTCAATATCTTCTTCTTTTACTCTACCATAAACCTTATCATCTACTAAAATTACCGGTGCTAAACCACAGGCACCAACACAGCGTACATCCTTTAGGGAAAACAATCCATCTTCTGTTATTTCATTTGATTCAATTCCAAGGGTATCTTTCATCTTTTTTATGATTCTGTCCGAGCCTCTAACAAAGCACGCAGTACCCATACATACGCTAATGGTGTGTTTCCCCATAGGTTTCATTGTAAAATATGAATAAAAACTAACTACACCAAAAACTTCTGCTCCAGGAATTCCTAATTTTCTAGCTACAAATAGTTGCACATCCCGAGGTAGATATCCAAAAATCTCTTGTGCCTTATGCAAGATTTCAATTAATGCACCCTTTGTGGTTTTAATGCTGTCAATATATTTTTCCAACTCTTTAAAACTTTCTTCAGGTAAATCATGATCACTTTTTATTGCACTTATTTCTCGTGTACTTGTCATTACTACTCACCTGCCTAATTAACTTTTTATGACCTTACTATTTCCATATAGCCTGATTTAATAACCTATTTTTCGAAAAAATGCTGATATCTTTATAGTACAAGCTAATTAAAATACACAAACAGTTAATAGGATGAAATTATAAAGTATGCGTTAACAGAACATTATTAGAGGTGTGCGCATGATTGTGTGTAAATGAGAGGATCTTTTTAAACGAATTCGGGTGGTACGTAGAAGTTAAATTTTTGTAGCAAAATATTAGGAAAAGAGATTTAAAATGAAAAAACACCTTGCAGGCATATTAAGATAGTATTTAGAATGAATGTAGGTAAATCTATTTATTAGGAAAATAGTGGATATATCCTGATAGAAATATAAATAGTGACAGAAT
This genomic window from Alkalibaculum bacchi contains:
- a CDS encoding NADH-dependent [FeFe] hydrogenase, group A6; amino-acid sequence: MEEAKKISIRMNGLDYEVPLGITILEAAQEAGIRIPTLCHLDLHDLKMVNQTASCRVCMVESPGRDTLVPACVTKVHEGMEIRTDSLKAITARRMAVELLLSNHPNECFTCPKNLQCELQALAAELGVREIRWEGERMDYPKDISSDAIVKDSNKCIYCRRCETMCNEVQTCGILSGISRGFNAFVGPAFNIPMVESSCTYCGQCVAVCPTAALTEINHSDKVWEALNDPDKHVVVQTAPAIRVAIGELFGMEPGTIVTGKLVSALKRMGFDEVFDTDFGADLTIMEEASELIHRIESNKTLPILTSCCPAWVKFIEQQFPELLEIPSTCKSPHIMFGTIVKTYYAQKNNIDPDNIVVVSIMPCIAKKAEAKRPELTKDEHNNVDIVVTTRELGAMIKEAGIDFNSLPDEEYDKPLGETTGASVIFGTTGGVIEAAVRTAYEWITGEQLGNVEFEQLRGSDGLRKASVNIAGKEIKIGIASGLGNARELLEEIRDGKNEYHAIEIMACPGGCIGGGGQPYHHGNYEIVKKRQQALYQEDRNKKIRKSHENSEILKLYKEFLGKPYGEMAHELLHTHFEERERI
- a CDS encoding GNAT family N-acetyltransferase, whose amino-acid sequence is MNIKIRAYDKNDILESIAIWNEIVQDGIAFPQMDSLTESSGDEFFSQQSFTGIAYDGDSREIIGLYILHPNNVGRCGHICNASYAVKKSVRGHSIGEKLVIHCMNQAKELGFKILQFNAVVKTNESALRLYEKLKFVQLGIIPQGFLMKDGTYEDIIPHYRVL
- a CDS encoding HAMP domain-containing sensor histidine kinase, producing MNKRMKSISIKWRLTIYSTISIFIIFMLCNIMQLILIHTFTSKQEEDQLNKRWNEISTLIEEKSKFGGIKTALSADFFENIIGQDEMIRILNQQGRELFNISEDFPNPQSNQLEYGFHRINEDNERFVILKETLIVGTFKGILEIGQSVETFEEFLERVFWVLLAGTILSLILSIMGGQLLARKLLAPLAVITHTMRKIEDQHFQERIPVMETNDEFSQLSSIFNSMMDRIEASMEQQKRFVEDASHELRTPLAVIHGHLSLLERWGKHDEKILENSLQTSIKETNRLITLTNRLLTLTRIDKQEEHESIIPCDATEVLNEVIHDYELIYEQLEILKGDIMKTESLLAIPQEQLKQVLIIVFDNAIKYSGDRKKIAITSSHHENKYKIEIQDNGYGISRQDLPFIFDRFYRVDKARSREKGGTGLGLSIAKDILKKYKGNIFADSKLGMGTTITIVIPYTR
- a CDS encoding DUF4177 domain-containing protein: MWEYTTVTFNSLFDTEKSLKKKSNRVLEQHGKDGWELVNFQCVGAFGSMMVFIFKKEKSKSTL
- a CDS encoding complex I 24 kDa subunit family protein — translated: MTSTREISAIKSDHDLPEESFKELEKYIDSIKTTKGALIEILHKAQEIFGYLPRDVQLFVARKLGIPGAEVFGVVSFYSYFTMKPMGKHTISVCMGTACFVRGSDRIIKKMKDTLGIESNEITEDGLFSLKDVRCVGACGLAPVILVDDKVYGRVKEEDIEEIINNYREK
- a CDS encoding (2Fe-2S) ferredoxin domain-containing protein, whose protein sequence is MRIDSLEKLERIKETHKVEDFNDPTVKKILVCGGTGCLANDSEKLIEFLNHVIKARKCSEKVKVVKTGCFGFCEQGPIVKIEPDHVFYVKVVPKDARTIIDEHILQGNIVQRLLYKEPINNRKIEKQEDMPFYKKQMRLALRNCGLINPEEIYEYIKNDGYSALGKVITQMSQDTIIDIITKSGLRGRGGGGFPTGRKWEITKKQPGKTKFIICNADEGDPGAFMDRSILEGDPHSVIEAMAIGGYTIGANKGIVYIRAEYPMAISRLNTALFQARELGLLGQNILGTTFNFDIELKLGAGAFVCGEETALINSCEGKRGEPNYKPPYPAEEGYWAYPTCVNNVETLANIPLIILKGSSWFSSIGTEKSKGTKVFALAGKINNVGLVEVPMGTTLREIICDIGGGIQDGHLFKAVQTGGPSGGVITEKDLDTPIDYDNLLGVGSMMGSGGMIVLDDRDNMVNVAKFYLEFTMDESCGRCTPCRIGTKRMYELLVKITKRKASMADMDALKQLAYMVKNSSLCGLGQTAPNPVLSTMKYFWNEYMELIKDVDHPQGEGKYKAKNRERIEV
- a CDS encoding GNAT family N-acetyltransferase, translated to MRYVGKNIVLKDGTKCLLRSPDEQDAATMLEYMKMTSTETHYMVRYPEEIELTDAKEAEFLKNYIESKQDIMIAAFVEDDLAGDASLNCANNYIKLRHRAVFGISIKEKYWNKGIGSILIQEAIKMAEVMGYEQIELGVFDDNIKAKKLYRKFGFHEWGRVKSAFKLKDGTYCDEIVMGKILK
- a CDS encoding YbaK/EbsC family protein, with the translated sequence MSYKNVKKYFEDAGLCERVKVLEQSSATVEMAAEAVGCEIKQIAKTLSFMVGDAPILVVAAGNVKIDNKKYKTTFHQKSKMVPSELVEEYIGHDIGGVCPFAVNPNVSIYLDISLKENDIIYPGAGNENSVVELSIEELETHSSYKGWVDVCKEVS